CGGCTGTACATGTCTCAGTACCTGTGTTGTTAGAGCACGCTCCCACACCACAAGTCGTTTGACGGCTCAGATTCTCATCTACCTGTCCATTACAATTATCATCTATATTGTTACACACCTCAGCAGAGGGCTGACCTGGTTGGGCATTGCACACTGTACTATTCCCGTCAGCGCTACAGACCTTTGTGCCTGAACGCATGCAGGCTCCAATACCAGAAGAGCAGACTACACCTACATCAAAACCTTCATCTATTTGATTATTACAATTATTATCTATGCCATCACATACCTCTGGATAATATTTATTTCTTTTTGGATTACCATCATCACAATCATCAGCATTTGCCACGTATCCTGTGGGTGCCCATCCAGGATTTGTTTTGTTCGGGTCTATATTACAATCATCTATGTGAACAGAAGGATCTCCATAACCATCCCCATCAACGTCACGATAAAAGGTCTTAAGTATACAAACGTCTGAGGTTACATCTCTTGTGTTTCCTGCCGCATCAAAAAGTCTTGCTTGTATCCTATAAGTATCTCCAGGCTGTAAATAACTTATAGAAAAATCCAGATTTGCAGAAAAGCTGCAATTCTGTCTTGGTTCGCCACAATTGTTGATAGAAGAATCGTATAAAAATACTGGATTGGCCCCCCTTCTCCAAGGTGTTGCATCCCAAATTCCAACATGGTCACCAACTCTTATATTATCATTCACGTTCCCGCTAAAATTAACCAAAGCCAATGGGACTTTTACTCCTTGCTGAGCAGGAGAAATCGAGGTTATTTGTCCTGTAGGTAGCGTTTTATCAACCGTAATATAAAAAATAGCACCATTAGCCATCCAATTGTTATTTCCCCAAGGCCTAAACCATATTTGATGATCACCTTCAGACAGCGTCTGAGGAATATTTATACCGAACCAAAACTTAGCGTCGTTATTAGTATAAGTCGTTTCTTGGTTTCCTGAGATCGAGTCATTATCAAAAGAAATTACTCTTTGTCTATTAAGCCAATTAGGCGGGGGGCAAACCCCATTACTATTAGTAACGCAAGTAGCGTTTGGATAAACATCGCTATTATAACGAGTTATTCCGTCGGTATAAACAGACACAATCTCTACATAATTAGGATTAGCATACCCACCATAATTTTGCCACGTGACACCATTGTCTAAATTTCTGTACAAAAGCCACCAAGTGTCAGAATCCCCAGGTTTATAATAAGCACGGGTGTTAGGATATTGTCCCACTTTACCAGCTGTCAAAGCAAAAACAGGTTTAGAGAAGACGCCAGCTAAGATGGTAAGGATGAACGCCAGCAGGATCGGCATAGCCCATGGGGCATGTCTTCGCAGGCTCAAACCTGCGGCTGCAATGTTGTGATTTTGAGAGATTAATGAGGGAGATTTTCTACTGCCTGCCTGACTGACTGACTGACTGACTGACTGACTGCAATTTCTCGGCCACAGGCCATAACTTGAAATAGATCGTCTCATCGCATTGCCCTCCCAGTATCTATAGTTCCTGTTATAAACAAAAAAAGCCGGACCACTGAAATCACAATAATCACACAATTATTGTCACCTCGGCAGCCCGGCTTGCTTATGTCTTATCTAAGCCCCGTAGCATTGCGTCCTGCCCTCACGGACAGTTTGCTATGATAGAAGGTGCTGATTTAGTTGCCAATGCCTTCCCTTTCAGGATGGCATCTTAAGACACATTCCTCCTTGCAATACAGATAATTTTTGCTAAATATTTATCATATCAATAGTTGTATGTCAAGCAATATTTAGCAATTTTTTTAATATTTTTTTAATATTTTTATCAAATTTGCTTCTTTTATGAATTTTAAAATCTATTAAAAAAAATCCCTTTTGATAAGAGTATTGATTTTCGCTATGTGATCAATTAATTTTCTATAATAAATTGAAGAGAAAAGGACCGATATCTCCGTATAAGAAGAAAATCCTCTTTATTGGCAGTATATACTGTACCGCCGATTTGGATTGCGCTTAGAGCAATCAATATGTCATTCAATAACACGGCAGCCTTAGATTTGTAATTAGGGCTGTCTTTAATAATTTTTGCTATCAGTATTCCTGCCTTATTCCATGTGGCATGTGCAGGTGTAACAATTCGCCCTGTTTTCTCTATGCGTCGTGTATATTGCTTCACCAGTTGGAGACCAATGTCATCTGTACAGCCTGCATGTAATTCTGCGGATATAACGGAAGAAAGATAGGTGCGCGGCAAGTTCTCAAAAAGGGACTGATATGCAAAGCTGCTTTCTCCATAATGTATTGCAGTGATATAGAGATTAGTATCAAAATACACCACTTACCTGCCTGAGAAAACATCTGACACTTTCCCCTTTCCCCTGATCATAAGATTCTGCAGGGCTTTGGCAAGTTCTATTTCGCTGGCAGCTATTTCCAACGCCTTATGTATCGTCTCAGTCTCTGTTCTTGTTCCCATGGCCTTCTGAGCCTTTTTCAGACGTTTTATATCCAGTAAATAATTCTTTCTGAGTAATGTCTTTTTCAATATATCACCTCCCTTCATCTATACATATATATATCATTCATAGTCTGTATGCGTCAATCACCATTCGTAGATGAGCGGCGCCACAAATGTGGTTGTACCATCGAAAGGCTGTTAATGCTTTGTCTGCTGACGCGATAAACTGACATCACTTCTCTGGGCGGCTATTTCAAACAGGATTACTCCGGCGTCAACTGATACATTTAAAGTAAGAAATAAGGGTGGATATGTTAAACAGTTTCGATGTCGTACTGCCATGTATGTCCAATATCTCTACAAGGCCTGTGCCAGTCCCCTTTACTATACATAGGCCTATATCGCAGGAAGGCGCTTCATGATCAGCCTCGCACCGGCGATTCCCAGGAACGCGGACACTGCTACGATAGGGATCAGGATTACCCAGTGAATGAGGTTTAACGGGACGATATCGAAAAACTCTCTTACAGGAGGTATGTAGAGGACCATCAGTTGAAGGCAGATGCCGGTTGCCATGGCTAAGAGAAGCCATTTGTTGGACCAGAGGGTCAGCCTGTCCATCTCCCGCACAATCATAATCCTGACGAAGGAGAAGAGGATCACGCTGGTAAACACCATGGTCTGCGCCAATTTCAGCTCACCCATATGAAATCCTATATAGAATATGATCAGCAGCACAATGACCTTCTTGATGCCGCTGAATGCGATGAGCGCCTTAACACCCGTGTTCAGTACCGGATCCCCCACCCTTCTCGGCGGTCTCCTGATGATGCCGGGATTGGCCGGATCCACTGCGAGGGCGCTGGCCGGCAGGACGTCGGTGATGACGTTTACCCACAGGACCATCGTCCCTGTCAGGGGAATGAAGCCGAAGAATGACAGGATCATAATGACAAAGACCTCAGCCAGATTGGCGCTCAGGAGATAGTTTACGAATTTCTTGATGTTATCAAATATCCTCCTCCCCTCTTCAACAGCGTCTATGAGTGTGGCAAAGTTATCATCCAGGAGGATCATGTCCGCGGATTCCTTTGCCACATCGGTCCCTCTCACCCCCATCGCCACCCCTACATCGGAACGTTTGATGGCAGTGGCATCATTCACACCGTCTCCTGTCATTGCCACAAAATGACCTCTCTCCTGTAACGCCCTGGTGATGTTGTCCTTGGTGCGGGGCGTTGCCCGGGCCACTATATCCACCCCATCCATATATCCCGCCAATTCCCCGATCGGGAGTCTGTCAACATCCTTACCCTCGGCAGCATTGTTGCCAAGCCCGATCCTTCCGGCTATCGCCTGTGCAGTCTTTTTGTGATCCCCTGTAATCATGATTACCCTGATTCCAGCCTCCCGGGCAATCCGGATGGCCCCACTGATCTCCTTTCTCGGAGGGTCCATCATCCCCACGAATCCCAGAAATATCATCCCCTTTTCAATCTCTCCCTCTGGCATTTCCTGAGATGGGAGTTCCCTGCAGGCAAAGGCCAGCACCCTTAATGCCTCCCCGGCCATGGAATCCCCCATCGTCGTGATCCTGTCCCGTGCCTCCTGGTTCATTGTGACAATATCCCCGTTGTTAAATATCCTGTCACAGTCATTCAGGATGACCCTCAACGCCCCTTTGGAATAGGCGACCGGCCTGCCGTCCACCGTGTGAATACTGGTCATTTTCCGGGTCTCAGAGGAAAAGGGGATCTCACCTATCCTGGGATATCTGCTCCTTTCAGCTTCCGGGTCAATCATCCTCTTACCGGCGAACATGAGGAGGCCGATCTCTGTCGGATCACCGATCCAGGCCTTATCCCCTCCCTCAACTGAACCTGTCCTGGCCTCATTACAAAGTATGGCAGCCCTCAACAGGTGCGGCATGGCAGCGCCGGCAACATCTTCCTCCGGAAGGGATATCCTGCCATCTGCATAGACCTTCTCAACAGAGACCCTGTTTTCTGTCAGCGTCCCTGTCTTGTCAGTGCAGATGACGTCCACTGAACCAAGGTCCTCAACAACACTGAGATGTTTCACAAGTGCCTTCTTCCCGAGCATCCTCCTCGTCCCCAGTGCGAGGGCAAAGGTCATGACAACAGGAAGGCTTTCAGGGACAGCAGCCACGCCAAGGCTGATCGAGTTTATCAGGACATCATAAAAGCTCAGATGCTCTACGATATAGGAGGTGATTGCGATCACGGCCACAATAACGGCGATGGCAAGGGTTACCTGTCTGCCGAGTCTTGCAATCTCGATCTGGAAAGATGTCGGCCTCTCCCTGATATCATAGAGATCTGCCGCGATCTTTCCGATCTCAGTGGCCATCCCTGTCCCGGTGATGAGGACCTTAGAGCTTCCCCTCGTGACATAAGTGCCGGAGTAGGCCATATTGGTCCTCTCAGCAAGGATTGCCTCTTCCGGCACGTCAAGATTATCCTTGTCAATGCTGACGCTCTCGCCTGTCAATACGGATTCATCCACCATCAACCCGAAGGACTCAATGATCCTCCCGTCTGCAGGTATCCTGTCCCCTTCAGAAAGGATCACCATATCGCCGGGGACGACCTCATCGGCATCGGTCACGATCTCCTGGCCGTCCCTCATCACCCTCGCCATCCGCTTCATGACCCTGTGTAGTGACTGGATACTCTGGCTTGCCTTATATTCCTCGATAAAACTTATGATGGTGTTCAGTATGATGATGACCACAATGAAGATGACTTCATGGAGATTGGCGGCCCTGCCTGGCAGATAACCCACCCCGAGGGCGATGAGTGCTGCGATGAAGAGGATGATGTTGAAAAAGCCCTTTAACTGATTGAACAGGATCTTGAGTGGGGACATCTTTTCCGGCTCTGCAATGCGATTGTAACCAAAGCGCCTGAGCCTTTCAGATGCCTCTGTACCGGAGAGCCCTCCTGGAGGGGTGTCAAAAGATGAGAATATCTCAGTAACCCTCACGGAGTGCCAGGGTCTGTCAGGTACTGGAGGAGTTGTGTCTGCTACAACGGTCTCCATGCACGTCCCTCCCTTTCGAGTAATAAGGCCGCTGT
This portion of the Nitrospirota bacterium genome encodes:
- a CDS encoding type II toxin-antitoxin system VapC family toxin; amino-acid sequence: MYFDTNLYITAIHYGESSFAYQSLFENLPRTYLSSVISAELHAGCTDDIGLQLVKQYTRRIEKTGRIVTPAHATWNKAGILIAKIIKDSPNYKSKAAVLLNDILIALSAIQIGGTVYTANKEDFLLIRRYRSFSLQFIIEN
- a CDS encoding cation-translocating P-type ATPase, which produces METVVADTTPPVPDRPWHSVRVTEIFSSFDTPPGGLSGTEASERLRRFGYNRIAEPEKMSPLKILFNQLKGFFNIILFIAALIALGVGYLPGRAANLHEVIFIVVIIILNTIISFIEEYKASQSIQSLHRVMKRMARVMRDGQEIVTDADEVVPGDMVILSEGDRIPADGRIIESFGLMVDESVLTGESVSIDKDNLDVPEEAILAERTNMAYSGTYVTRGSSKVLITGTGMATEIGKIAADLYDIRERPTSFQIEIARLGRQVTLAIAVIVAVIAITSYIVEHLSFYDVLINSISLGVAAVPESLPVVMTFALALGTRRMLGKKALVKHLSVVEDLGSVDVICTDKTGTLTENRVSVEKVYADGRISLPEEDVAGAAMPHLLRAAILCNEARTGSVEGGDKAWIGDPTEIGLLMFAGKRMIDPEAERSRYPRIGEIPFSSETRKMTSIHTVDGRPVAYSKGALRVILNDCDRIFNNGDIVTMNQEARDRITTMGDSMAGEALRVLAFACRELPSQEMPEGEIEKGMIFLGFVGMMDPPRKEISGAIRIAREAGIRVIMITGDHKKTAQAIAGRIGLGNNAAEGKDVDRLPIGELAGYMDGVDIVARATPRTKDNITRALQERGHFVAMTGDGVNDATAIKRSDVGVAMGVRGTDVAKESADMILLDDNFATLIDAVEEGRRIFDNIKKFVNYLLSANLAEVFVIMILSFFGFIPLTGTMVLWVNVITDVLPASALAVDPANPGIIRRPPRRVGDPVLNTGVKALIAFSGIKKVIVLLIIFYIGFHMGELKLAQTMVFTSVILFSFVRIMIVREMDRLTLWSNKWLLLAMATGICLQLMVLYIPPVREFFDIVPLNLIHWVILIPIVAVSAFLGIAGARLIMKRLPAI